A window of Sebaldella sp. S0638 genomic DNA:
CACCACAAACATAATATATTGGCACGATTTAGATGAATATGATAAACAAGATTATGATAGAAGTTTTGAAAAAATTGGAATGGAACTATCATATTTTGATGACGAAATAGTAATTCCCTATGATGATTTATATTATTATTTAGAAATAGCTTTTAAACGTTATATACAAGATATTCCAGAACAAAAAAAGGAATTAGAAAAATATATGACTGAAATAAAAATAATATTTAATGAATGCAAA
This region includes:
- the cdiI gene encoding ribonuclease toxin immunity protein CdiI encodes the protein MNKEKNLNTDNCMNKEIILNTDLKDERDIIIKDTINSFYRRNFFFTILKSISEGHGFGDDTTNIIYWHDLDEYDKQDYDRSFEKIGMELSYFDDEIVIPYDDLYYYLEIAFKRYIQDIPEQKKELEKYMTEIKIIFNECKNSK